GCAAGTTCATCCAGTCTTGCACTGTCCTCATCGGACAGCATCAGTTCCTTTCTCCGCCAATAGTTTCTTATCCTTTCATCCACATCCATTTCCGACATGTGTTCTATTACCTCTCCGGGATTTCATCCATCCCGGAGAGGACATGTCTTTTTGATCGAAAAATGTACCGGTCACTGACTTTGTTCTGCAACTGGCGGTTTCAAATATAAGATCCTCAAATCTTTATGACCCCGTTTTCAGTGTTGCGGTCTAACCTTCTAAGGGCTGGATGTTTTTTGAACGTCTTGCCAATGACAATGACATATCGATTGAAGGGTTGCCCGCGTTGTTTTTGCCTAGTGTACTTTTGTGAGGAATGACCGGTTGAGATGTGACTGTTAACCTGTGCACCGGACCTGCGTTGGATGCATGAACCTCTGTTATCTTCCAAGAGCCCTGTGTTTGCAGGGCCGCAACAGGAGATAGATGAACTTACACGTGTGCCGATATCATGGCGCGGCTGGACACCGACAATTTATTTCCTGATGCCAGATCGCAGATGCAAATTAGCCAATATGAATGTCACGTCCACGTCGGTTAGTAGGCAAATGACAAGGTTCCCACGCTCAAAGAAGTGTTGATTCTGAAGGCGTATTTCTCTCCATTGATCCAGTCAGCATCTTCAAACAGAGCATTGTCCAGACTCAATCCACCAAAGCGCTTTGAGGTATGTGAACCACAGGGCGCTTTCGTCTTTGACAATGGATTTTTCCCAGAGCATCTCGTAATCGGTCTTGTTGGTAAACAATCCGACAAGGTGTTGGATAGATGAGAGTTTGAAGCAAACAGGATGACAACTCTGGCTTGTGACGTATCAATAAAAGCTGATGAAAATTACGTAAGGGGGCTGATTCAAAACGGAGAGTCGTCAACGGCTGAGTTTAAGGAAAGCATCGATGGCGCGGACGGTTGGATCAAAACCGTTTGTGCATTTTCGAATAGAGATGGCGGGCTTATAATTTTTGGTGTCAAACATTATTGTTCTATTGCGGGACCAAACTAATAGATACCGACAGGATCGCAAATAAGTTGCGCGCACTGATAGAGCCATTTCCTGATTATGAATAACCAGGAATCGAGACGGATGACAAGATATTTACTACCTGCAGATAGGCCGTGGTTCTCAGAAAAAGTATGTTGTTAGGGTCCTGGCAGTGTTCATACGCGCCAAACCACAACCTGTCACTAAACTTGTTACGAGCTTTTATCGCTTAATGATCAAGCAACCCAGACTCAATAGTCTACAGTCGTTTGTTTATGAAATCCAGTCTTACCGAACTTCATCTGGCCTGTTCCTCTCATGTCGTCTTTGTCGGTGATGACCTCACCTGTTTCGAAGGTTGAATCCAGCACCAGCACACCCTCTTAAGCTTCAATCCGCCTGCCT
The genomic region above belongs to Candidatus Sysuiplasma jiujiangense and contains:
- a CDS encoding putative DNA binding domain-containing protein, which produces MTTLACDVSIKADENYVRGLIQNGESSTAEFKESIDGADGWIKTVCAFSNRDGGLIIFGVKHYCSIAGPN